The following are from one region of the Rhizobium sullae genome:
- a CDS encoding IS481 family transposase: MPWKETSVMEERLRFVARLLEGEGMSDVCRAFGISRKTGYKIFNRYKDDGLEALTDRSRRPVRYANQLPEPVEAMIVSCKKSKPHWGARKIRELLVKRLAGDVRVPSKSTVHAVLDRHGLVAHARKRQRHRAEGTALSQALLPNDLWCADFKGEFKLGDGRYCYPLTVTDQASRYLLACEAFESTRERAVFDAFRRLFTECGLPTAIRSDNGLPFASPNGLYNLSKLSVWWLRLGITLERIRPGRPQENGRHERMHLTLKKEATRPPGKNILQQQARFDAFVSEFNQERPHEALNMKVPADLYVASSRPYQGLPEIDYPFHDRDALVTNCGRICIYRKKVNISTVLAGQKLGLKEVDDGIWLVSFMHYDLGYIDLEQRTLQTIDNPFGTRLSPMS; this comes from the coding sequence ATGCCGTGGAAAGAGACTTCGGTGATGGAGGAACGTCTACGATTTGTCGCCCGGCTATTAGAGGGCGAAGGCATGAGCGATGTGTGCCGTGCATTCGGCATCTCGCGCAAGACCGGCTACAAAATCTTCAATCGCTATAAGGACGACGGCCTGGAGGCACTGACGGATCGGTCTCGACGGCCGGTGCGTTATGCCAACCAGCTGCCTGAGCCGGTCGAGGCGATGATCGTCTCGTGCAAGAAGAGCAAGCCGCATTGGGGTGCCAGGAAGATCAGGGAGCTTTTGGTGAAGCGCCTGGCCGGCGATGTGCGCGTGCCGTCGAAGAGTACGGTGCATGCCGTTCTCGATCGACATGGTCTGGTCGCCCATGCCCGCAAGCGGCAACGACATCGAGCCGAAGGGACAGCCTTGTCACAGGCATTACTGCCGAACGATCTGTGGTGTGCCGACTTCAAGGGCGAGTTCAAGCTCGGCGATGGCCGATACTGTTACCCGCTGACGGTCACCGACCAGGCGTCACGTTATCTTCTCGCCTGCGAAGCCTTTGAATCGACACGAGAACGGGCTGTCTTCGACGCGTTCCGGCGGCTGTTTACCGAATGCGGCCTGCCGACGGCGATCCGCAGCGACAACGGCTTGCCGTTCGCCAGCCCCAACGGGCTCTACAATCTGTCGAAGCTGTCGGTGTGGTGGCTGAGGCTCGGGATCACGCTGGAGCGCATCAGGCCGGGCCGTCCCCAAGAAAACGGCCGGCATGAGCGCATGCACCTGACGCTGAAGAAAGAGGCGACCAGACCACCGGGCAAAAACATCCTCCAGCAGCAGGCCCGCTTCGACGCTTTCGTCAGCGAATTCAATCAGGAGCGGCCGCACGAGGCGCTCAACATGAAGGTGCCGGCAGATCTCTACGTCGCTTCGTCACGCCCCTATCAGGGCCTGCCGGAGATCGACTACCCCTTCCACGATCGCGATGCGCTGGTGACCAATTGCGGCCGCATCTGCATCTACCGCAAGAAGGTCAACATCTCGACCGTGCTGGCAGGACAGAAACTGGGACTCAAGGAAGTCGACGACGGTATTTGGCTCGTCAGCTTCATGCATTATGATCTGGGATATATCGACCTGGAGCAGAGGACCTTGCAAACCATCGACAACCCGTTCGGCACGAGGTTGTCACCCATGTCTTAG
- a CDS encoding IS110 family transposase has protein sequence MDQIIRIGMDTSKHVFQLHGVNAAEQPILRKKMRRKEMVDFFANCPPTVIAIEACGASHHWARLLTGLGHEVKLIAPQLAKPYVKRGKNDAADAEALCEAMSRPTMRFVPVKSADQQAALMLVGMRERAVAAQTQLANTIRGYAAEFGLTAAKGMSHIPLLLERTMIDESVPAVARELFTSLAEEFAQLGDRLKEVEAKLMAWYRNNECCRRLAKIPGVGPIGAVLLAMKAPAPEQFTSGRQFAAWMGLTPRDHSTAGKVRLGVITRAGDETLRKTLVVGATSRLQQVRAGRGKSTSPWLIELLKRKPPKLVAVALANKIARIAWKIMVTGEDYKGNARDRLWPAQHREISQV, from the coding sequence GTGGATCAGATTATCCGTATTGGCATGGATACGTCAAAGCACGTCTTTCAATTGCATGGTGTAAACGCCGCCGAGCAACCGATCTTGCGCAAGAAGATGCGCCGCAAGGAGATGGTGGATTTCTTTGCGAATTGCCCACCGACCGTGATTGCGATCGAAGCCTGCGGCGCTTCGCATCACTGGGCCCGGTTGCTGACGGGGCTCGGACATGAGGTCAAGCTGATCGCGCCACAACTGGCGAAGCCCTACGTCAAGCGCGGCAAGAATGATGCGGCCGATGCCGAAGCGCTATGCGAGGCGATGAGCCGTCCGACGATGCGGTTCGTTCCGGTGAAGAGTGCGGATCAGCAAGCCGCGCTGATGCTGGTGGGCATGCGCGAGCGCGCTGTCGCCGCACAGACGCAGCTTGCCAATACAATTCGTGGCTATGCAGCTGAGTTCGGGCTGACGGCGGCCAAAGGCATGTCTCATATTCCGCTCCTTCTGGAACGCACCATGATTGATGAAAGCGTTCCGGCTGTGGCGCGTGAGCTGTTTACGTCTCTCGCTGAGGAATTTGCGCAGTTGGGGGATCGCCTGAAAGAGGTGGAGGCAAAACTGATGGCCTGGTATCGCAACAATGAATGTTGTCGCCGTCTTGCAAAGATCCCTGGTGTCGGACCGATCGGCGCGGTCTTGCTGGCGATGAAAGCTCCGGCCCCGGAACAGTTTACATCCGGAAGGCAGTTTGCCGCCTGGATGGGCCTAACGCCCAGAGACCATTCGACTGCGGGCAAAGTCAGGCTCGGTGTCATCACGAGGGCCGGCGATGAGACCTTGCGCAAGACATTGGTCGTGGGTGCGACCTCGCGGCTTCAACAGGTAAGAGCGGGACGTGGAAAGAGCACTTCGCCTTGGCTCATCGAGTTGCTCAAGCGCAAGCCACCCAAGCTCGTGGCTGTCGCGCTGGCCAACAAGATCGCCCGGATCGCCTGGAAGATAATGGTGACCGGCGAGGACTACAAAGGTAATGCTCGCGACCGGCTCTGGCCTGCGCAGCATAGAGAGATCAGTCAGGTCTAG
- a CDS encoding ATP-binding cassette domain-containing protein: protein MTHQSTPLVELKNISISFGGIHAVDNASVDLYPGEVVALLGHNGAGKSTLIKILSGAYKRDSGDILINGEAADIRNPRDAKKYGIETIYQTLAVADNVDAAANLYLGREIRTKWGTLDDVAMEASAREVMGRLNPNFKRFKEPVKALSGGQRQSVAIARAILFNARILIMDEPTAALGPQETAQVGELIKQLKKEGIGIFLISHDIHDVFDLADRVSVMKNGQVVGHARTEDVTKDEVLGMIILGKVPPKAIPGPGAMQV from the coding sequence ATGACACATCAAAGCACTCCCCTTGTGGAACTGAAAAACATCTCGATCTCCTTCGGCGGCATCCATGCCGTCGACAACGCCTCGGTCGACCTCTACCCCGGCGAAGTCGTAGCATTGCTCGGCCATAACGGCGCCGGCAAATCGACACTGATCAAGATCCTCTCCGGCGCCTACAAGCGCGACAGCGGCGACATCCTGATCAACGGGGAAGCGGCCGACATCCGCAACCCGCGTGACGCCAAGAAATACGGCATCGAGACGATCTACCAGACGCTCGCCGTCGCCGATAACGTCGATGCGGCAGCCAACCTCTATCTCGGCCGCGAGATCCGAACGAAGTGGGGCACGCTCGATGACGTCGCCATGGAGGCCTCGGCCCGCGAGGTGATGGGGCGCCTCAACCCGAACTTCAAGCGCTTCAAGGAGCCGGTCAAGGCGCTTTCCGGCGGCCAGCGGCAGTCGGTGGCGATCGCGCGCGCGATCCTCTTCAACGCCCGCATCCTGATCATGGACGAGCCAACGGCGGCCCTTGGTCCCCAGGAAACGGCGCAGGTCGGCGAACTGATCAAGCAGTTGAAGAAGGAAGGCATCGGCATCTTCCTCATCAGCCACGACATCCACGACGTCTTCGACCTCGCCGACCGCGTCTCTGTGATGAAAAACGGCCAGGTCGTCGGCCATGCCCGCACCGAGGACGTCACCAAGGACGAGGTACTCGGCATGATCATCCTCGGCAAGGTGCCGCCAAAGGCGATCCCGGGCCCCGGCGCCATGCAGGTCTGA
- a CDS encoding sugar ABC transporter permease — protein MADTVHSTTSNGPRNAEANPVARFFRATEIDTRLLGMVGALLIIWIGFQIMTGGLFLTPRNLWNLSVQTSSVAVMATGMVLVIVTRNIDLSVGSMLGFCGMVMGVLQAQVLPQYLGFNSPATWIITLAAGLIVGGSIGMLQGMIIAFLNVPSFIVTLGGLLVWRGATWFVTSGQTVAPMDINFRIMGGGTDGSIGATWSWIVGVIACLAIVASIVNSRRQRRRFGFPRRPLWAEYFLSALGCVLVLGAIAVANNYYWPTNIAKRYAEANSIPWPETGLDIPYGIAVPVLIAVIVGAIMTFIATRLRFGRYVFAIGGNPEAAELAGIKTRWVTIRIFALMGLLCAIAGAISTARLNAATNAQGELDELYTIAAAVIGGTSLAGGTGTIAGAMLGALVMQSLQSGMVLLGIDSPFQRIVVGAVLVVAVWLDTVYRARAK, from the coding sequence ATGGCCGACACGGTACATTCCACGACTTCCAACGGGCCGCGCAATGCGGAGGCCAATCCGGTGGCGCGTTTCTTCCGCGCGACGGAGATCGACACCCGCCTTCTCGGCATGGTCGGCGCGCTGCTGATCATCTGGATCGGCTTCCAGATCATGACCGGCGGCCTCTTCCTGACGCCGCGGAACCTCTGGAACCTTTCGGTCCAGACCTCTTCTGTCGCCGTCATGGCGACCGGCATGGTGCTGGTGATCGTCACCCGCAACATCGACCTTTCCGTCGGCTCCATGCTCGGCTTCTGCGGCATGGTGATGGGCGTCTTGCAGGCGCAGGTGCTGCCGCAATATCTCGGCTTCAACAGCCCCGCCACCTGGATCATCACGCTTGCTGCCGGCCTTATCGTCGGCGGATCGATCGGCATGCTCCAGGGCATGATCATCGCCTTCCTGAACGTGCCGTCCTTCATCGTCACCCTCGGCGGGCTTCTAGTCTGGCGCGGCGCCACCTGGTTCGTCACCAGCGGCCAGACGGTCGCGCCGATGGATATCAACTTCCGCATCATGGGCGGTGGTACGGATGGCTCGATCGGCGCCACCTGGAGCTGGATCGTCGGCGTCATCGCCTGCCTCGCCATCGTTGCCAGCATCGTCAATTCCCGCCGCCAGCGCCGGCGTTTCGGCTTCCCGCGGCGCCCGCTCTGGGCCGAATACTTCCTGTCTGCCCTCGGCTGCGTGCTCGTGCTCGGCGCGATCGCCGTCGCCAACAACTATTACTGGCCGACAAACATCGCCAAGAGATATGCGGAGGCAAACAGCATCCCCTGGCCGGAGACCGGCCTCGATATTCCCTACGGCATTGCAGTGCCGGTCCTGATCGCCGTCATCGTCGGCGCGATCATGACCTTCATCGCCACGCGCCTGCGCTTCGGCCGGTATGTCTTCGCCATCGGTGGCAACCCGGAGGCAGCCGAGCTCGCCGGCATCAAGACCCGCTGGGTCACGATACGCATCTTCGCGCTCATGGGTCTGCTCTGCGCCATCGCCGGTGCAATCTCGACTGCCCGCCTCAATGCCGCAACGAACGCGCAGGGCGAATTGGACGAGCTTTATACCATCGCCGCTGCCGTCATCGGCGGCACGTCGCTTGCGGGCGGCACCGGCACCATCGCCGGAGCCATGCTCGGCGCACTCGTCATGCAGTCGCTGCAGTCCGGCATGGTGCTTCTTGGCATCGACAGCCCGTTCCAGAGAATCGTTGTCGGTGCCGTCCTCGTCGTTGCCGTCTGGCTCGACACCGTCTACCGCGCCCGCGCCAAGTAA